Genomic segment of Bos taurus isolate L1 Dominette 01449 registration number 42190680 breed Hereford chromosome 6, ARS-UCD2.0, whole genome shotgun sequence:
AATGGCCTGAATTTGACTATAAAGATGTTTGGTCGTTTTCTTAAACGTTTCCCTAAGTAGCAGCTATAAAATGTACGTAGAAGGTGCTTGTTGGAAAAGAGGCTAGGATATTGATTGTTTTGACTGATAGCAGATTTTAAGTGGTTCTGGTATTGGTGTCGATAAGTGTGTAAGTGGCCtgtttgcaaagaatcagataaagCGCCGCCACCGTGGCTCCCCTGGACAGCATCCGGGGTCCGCAGTGGTCTGCAGCCTCGTGGAGCTGGGGCCTCGACcctgctccccaaccagggaggaGCCCCCGCTGTCTGCTCCCCTGTGAGCCCACGGTCAGAGGCGCCGCCCTGGGAGCGCTGACACAGCCCTTGTCTTCCAGCCACCGAGACAGCCCAGCAGCTCAAGAGGAGCGCGGGCGTGCCCTTCCACGCCAAAGGCCGGGGGCTGCTCCGCAAGATGGACACCACGAGTAAGGCCGCCACCCGGGGCGGGGGGTCTGGGAAGGCACGGCCGTCTGCAGCCGACAGGGTCCTGCCGTGTGGACTGGGGGGCTCTTCCGCCCTGCCAAGGAGGGACCTGGCTGGCCCGGGACGGCCCGGCTTCTCCGTGCGAAGTTCCAATGGCCCCCCGGCCTCCCTCGGGGCTGGAGCTCCCCTTGCGCTGTCTGCCTGGCCCGGCCGGGGGCTAGTCCATAGGCGGGGGTCGGAGAGGGCAGTAACCTGCTGCAGGGGGCCCGCCCCGCGGCCCCGTCCTCCTCTCCAGCCCGGGCGGGCCTGACCTCCACAGGGGCTTGGGGGCTCCCCGCTGCGCCTGCTGAGGACCCGCGAGCCGCGGTGTGGGTGCTGGGCCGGACCCAGTGGCGGGAAGGCACCGTCCCTCCTGCGTCAGGGACCccgcggggggtgggggcggtgctgGTGCAGCTGGGACGGCCCCGCCCTGGGGTCTGCACGCCCCCTGCCCTCACGGATACCCTAGGACCCTGGGGGCATGGAGGAGGGTTCGGGGACTCGTCAGGCAGCACCTGAAGCTCCTGACAGCCgccctcctccccccgccccagctcCACTCAAAGGCATCCCGAAGCAGGCGCCCTTCAGGAGCCCCACAGCCCCCAGCGTCTTCAGCCCCGCTGGGAACCGCACGCCCATTCCGCCGTCCAGGACGCCCCTGCGGAAGGAGAGGGGTGTGAAGGTGGGCACAGGCCCTGCGCGGCTCCGGGCTGGCCTGGTGCGCCTTCGCCAAGGCTGAGGGGCTTCTGTCTGTCTGCAGCTCCTGGACATCTCCGAGCTGGATGTGGTTGGCGCCGGCCGGGAGGCCAAGAGGCGCAGGAGGGCCCTGGGTGCGTACTCGGCCGCCTGTGCCCACGGGCGGCCTCATCTCCCGGGACCGGCCCGGTTGCCCCTCGAGGCAGCCGTGTCTTTGGGGGTCCGTCGCCCAGGCTGGGGGTGCTGAGGCCGTGCTCTGCCCGCAGACACAGAGGCGGTGGAGAAGCCCGCCAAGGAGGAGACGGTCGTGGAGAATGCCACCCCCGACTACGCAGCCGGCCTGGTGTCCACGCAGGTAGGGCTGCGGGCCCTGGGTGGCGGAGTGGGTCCCCTGTCTTAGCGTTAGCCGCTGGGGCGTGTCCATGGGGACACACGCAGGAGAATGGGGGCCTAGGGGGCCCTGGTGTGGACATGGACCCAGAGCGGGGGGCTCCTCGGCGTCCCCTCAGTCTCGCGGCAAGGCCAGTTAGCCTCACAGGAGGGCGTCCCTGCGCCGAGGCCCCCCTGCTGTGGGGGCCGCACAGGCGGGCACCCGGTGTCACCTTGTCCATCGGTCTCCTCCGGGGAGCGTTGCAGAGCTGTGTGTTCTCACGGTCTTGAAAGGACTGGGTTTTCCTTTTATCACATGCTTGTGGTAAGAAAAGCATCGTTGGATTCTTTCCTCAAAGATGGCtcggttgggggcgggggggcgggggggggtgttCCTGACCAGACGGGACGGCCCGGCCAGGCCCCCAGCCCACGGGGAGGCTCCAGGCTGGGGGTCAGGCCCTGAGGGGTCAGGGCCCAGGGCTCCTCTGGGAGGAACGTGGCCTCTGTCTTCCAGAAACTCGGGTCTCTGAATAGTGAGACCGCGCTGCCCTCCACGAGCTACCTGCCAGCGACGCCCAGCGTGGTCCCGGCCTCGTCCTACGTCCCCAGCTCTGAGACGCCGCCAGGTGAGCGGCCCGCCGCCCTTCCCCGGGACCTGCGGCTCGCtttgggggcagggggctgggccgTGGACCAGAGCGCGTCTACTTCTCGTTCGGGGGCTGGACGCAGAGTGGGGGATCTCGGGCCTCAGCAGGCTCCGCTCTGCTCGCAGCCCCATCTTCGCGGGACGCCAGCCTGCAGGCCAGCCGCCCCCCCGAGGAGCCCGGCGCGCCGAGTCCGGCGCTCCCGGCGCAGTTTAAGCAGCGCGCGCCCCTGTACAACAGCGGGCCCAGCCCCGCGGCGCCCCCACCCGCCGCGCCCCCCTCGCCCCTGACGCCCACCACGcccccagccgccgcccctgcgGCCCAGACGCCTCCGGTGGCCATGGTGGCGCCCCAGGCCCAGCAGCCCCCCGCTCAGCAGCAGCCCAAGAAGAACCTGTCGCTCACGGTAGGTTGGGGGGCTGGGGTGCTGACGGCGCCCGGGGAGGGGGGACCCAGTGCCCACACCAGCCTCCACGCAGAGGGAGCAGATGTTCGCGGCGCAGGAGATGTTCAAGACGGCCAACAAGGTCACTCGGCCAGAGAAGGCGCTCATCCTGGGCTTCATGGCGGGCTCCCGAGGTGGGTCCGGGGCGGGGCCAGGCcctgcggggggggggggggggcggggccaggccctgcggggggggcggggggcgggggggggcggggggcggggccaggCCCTGCGGTGGTTGGGGGGCGGGCccggcgggcgggggcggggcccgggTCCTgtgagggtgggggcggggccggccCTGTGGCCCCGGGTCCCCGCCCAGcggcccccgcccgcccccgcaGAGAACCCGTGCCAGGAGCAGGGCGACGTGATCCAGATCAAGCTGAGCGAGCACACGGAGGACCTGCCCAAGTCGGACGGCCAGGGCAGCACCACCATGCTGGTGGACACGGTCTTCGAGATGAACTACGCCACCGGCCAGTGGACGCGCTTCAAGAAGTACAAGCCCATGGCCAACGTGTCCTAGGGCCGCCGGGCGCGTCCCCGCCCACTTACGCTTTAGATCCGGTTTCTCTGGGGCGTCCTGGacttgttttctaaattttaatatgGGTCCTTTTTGTGTGATTTAAGACACTTTTGGATTCAGTATTacatttttgaatgttaaacttAGCCAAAAAAAAGTTGTAACTTCGTAATCTTGGCCACAGCTCCTCCTGTTAGACTTGGAGCTTTTCTTAGTTTTTCTCGAGTCCCGCTGACCTGCAGGGCTTTCCTGCTCGGGCGGCGCGGCCCCCGCGCGGCTGAGGGTCAAAGGTGCCGCCCGTGGTGGTTGAGCGTGGGGCGGGGGGGCCCGGCCCGGGACCCAGGGTGGGCCGTGCTCACGCCCGCAGGCTTTGTACTCGCCTTTTGTACAGCTGTGAGCGTGTAAGACCAGTCCTTGGGTACCTGTTTTCATTGTAAAGACCACCTAATTAAAGTTTAGCTTTTCTAAGGAACCACCACCGGAGCTGTTTCCAGCCAGCTCGACCTCTCTGcttgggggggcggggcggggggcgcacACCAGAGGCTCTGAGTCAGGAGACCCAGGGGCCTTGGCGCTGAGGCGCGCGAAGCCTCCTCTTCTGACTCTGCCACGTTTTGGGGGACAGGGGCAGATTCAGAGCCCCCCCGCCACGACCACTTCCGGGGCCACCGTGGCCTTTCCCCGGACGTCAGGATGGTGTCAGATGCTCAGCAACAGACGATTCTGGGACGGGGCGGGACGGCCCGGAGGCCAGGCTTAGTACCCCTGCTTCTGCCGAAGGGGAGTGCGGCTTCAATCCTGGACGGGACCTAGGACTCCACGTGTTGTGCAgcgagcccccccccccccaaaaaaaaatcgggaaaattggggaaaaaaaacaacacaatcccacataaaataagtttaagaaaaaagcctttaaattttttttaatacaaaaatactCATACAATCTTTCAGACACAATTTCCGACCTTAAAATGCTATTTCCCCCCAAACAGCGAATCTACATTTCAGTATATCCCCCAGAAGTGAAGTTCAAGTTCTTAAGTCTGTCAGAACTGGCGGTAGCACCGGGTACCCCAGAGCTGGAGCCTGGCCCCCTTGCGGGCCACCGACACTGGCAGCAGTGTGCTGCTCGAGTCATCTCGGCTCCCTTCTTGGCAGGGCGGTGGGCACCGTGCCGCCTGCAGACAGCGTTGTACGTGAGCGTGTCCTCGTTCGCTACACGTCTCGTAGGGTCAAGAATTTGGCACCTGACAGTCTCTGTACTGAGTGATACGAACAGGCTTGTCTTACTCCCGAACGTGAGGTGGCTGGAGAAGGGGCTGCACACACGTGGCCGTTTGCCAGCTGGGGGGTGGGTCCTGGGACGGTGTCGGGGTGACCCCACCCCTTGGGAGAACAGGACGGGGGCCGGGAGGCTGGCAGCACCCGGGGGGCCTGTCCACCCCCGTGCTGAGTCCCGAGGCCCTCAGGcagctttcttttgttttggcCTCACATTACCAACCAAGGACTGAGGCTGAGGTTCAGAGCAGACTGAATTCCCCACGTCCAGCACCCCTCTGATTCGGGGCGGCCCCGCCGGGAGGGCCCTTCTCCACTGCTCCTCCAGGCCCGGGTTCTGCTCAGAGCTGTGAATTGGCTTCTTAGAGACTCAGAACTTAGTGTTATTTGCTCattataataatttttggaaagagGGCAACCACATCTAAATTAAGTTTTCCAGTATTTCCTTCAGAAAAACCATAAAAGAATTTGGAAATATCAGAGTGACTCAAAGATCGCAAAACTTGACTActgtcaaatataaaaataagttaacCTGCACCCCCGTGCCCAAAGTGGAACAGCGGCTGCAAGAGCAGCGGCGGTGCTCTGGTGGGCAGAGGCCCCTCCTGGCAGGAGAGGATGGGGGCCGCTCCCCAGGCCTGGCTCTGCAGGGCAGGGCTGCGCCCAGCCCCCTGAGCACAGGGCCTCAGGAGGTGGCCTACGTCCTCCCAGTACCCTCCAGACGGAGTCTGACAGACAGAGCTCTGCACGGAAACGCCCCCAGTGCCCCAGAGATGGTGGGGCTGCCGAGGACGCAGCCGCCTTTGCCTCTGGTCCCAGGGTCACTAGAAAAGGGCCAGTGGGACGGCCTGGGTCagcagcaccccccaccccccgcccacccAGGTCTGTGCTCGGGAGGCCGTGGGAGCCTCAGACCCAGAACAGATGCTTCCCAGGGGTCAGGGCCGTAGagaccaccccccaaccccgacGGCTCAGCACTGCATCACACACCCCGTCATTCTGCCGCAGGACGGCAAGACGAACGGGGCCTCAGGCGCGGTTTTCTGGGGCAGGTGCGTAAACCGCAGGATGTACGTCGTCCAGGCAGTTTCAGTGAAAGGGTCAGAGAACAGACCTGCTGAATGGCCGCTCCCCTCGTGTGGAGACGGGCAGGCAGGGGGGCTCCTGCTGGGATCGTGCCCAGGCCCAGGTCCACGCGGCACCCCGGGGCGTCGGCCGGCTGTTGCAAGGCCAGGTGCCCACGCCCGGCGGCCCGGCCTGAGTGCCCTTGCCGAGCCCGTCTGCCCAGCCCGGCTCCCGCTACCCCCGCCCAGGCAGCCTCTCCTTGGCCCGAAAGGGCTGTCGGACACAGGTTCCCCTCAAGCTCCGAGCCCAGCGGGGGCACCGGGCAGCCCAGGCTCCTCAGCAGGGCCCACGCCCGCCGCTCCGTCCTGTGGCTGCGGGAACTCGGGACGCATCAGTAAACAAGCATTGCAGTCGGTGCTAGTTTGTGAAACAAGTTTAGCAAAAATATATTGAGAGTAAAAGCCAGAAACTGGTAAAGAAAAACCAATCAAAACTATCCACAAATGCTTCCGCGTGAGGGCCCCTCGGGGAGCCGCCCAGGCCTGGGGTGCAGGCCCGCCGTGGGGCCCGGTCCACAGCCAGAGCCGCTCCAGGGCTCACTCGCTATACTATCGGCTTCTCACTAGGATGGAAAAGAAGCACTCTGAGAAAAACTTCACATTAgtacaaaaaaaaacccatacaGCTGTTTCATAAGCGCAACAGTCAAAACCACGTTCCCAAGGCATCCTGGGTCCCGGTGCTTGCCAGGCCCCACCCTGGGCTCCTCTCCTGAGTGACGCGGGCGGGCGGGAGGTGGGCAACGTCGTGAAGACTGGGGATGAGAGACCCTCAGGGAAACACTATACCCCTTGGGTGAGAGAAATGCATTTCATGTGCCAGTTAATCTTCAGTCCTAAGTTCGGCCTAGAAGGACAGCGGGGCAGGGACGGGCTGAGGTTCGAGTGTAGCTGTGACGCTGTGTAGTGAGGCTGTCTGTCCTGGGACGTCGGCGCCTCGCGGGGCGCCCACGTGGCTCGGACGGTCAGTGCGGGCGCAGCGGGCGCTGCTGAGATGGCTCAGTGGCAGGACGCTCCTCCGCGGGGAGGCCTGTGCGTCTGTGCCGGGGGCCAGGGCGGGGTCCTCTGACACTGCCAGGCCcggccctccctgcccacccatGGCCACCCCTGGTCAGACCCAGCCCCAGCCAGGCGCTATTCGCCTTCCATGACCCTGCGCCaacaccgccgccgccgccgccgccccttGGCCTTGCTGGGCCCCGGGCAGGGCTGCTCGGTCTGGGCGCTCCGGGCCGGCTCCGCCCGGAAGTCGTGCTCGCTGCAGTACAACCGCCCATCCTGGGTGGAGCTGAAGGCCGCTGTGTCCTGGTGGTCCTTGCAGAAGGAGTTGGGGCAGAAGTGGCAGAAGGCAGTGGAGGGTTTGCCACACACGTCGCAGTGGTGCCAAGGGCACTCCCACTTCCCTGCAAGGAGAGTGAGTGTTACACacgggggctcaggatggggactCACTTCAGCTCTCACTCCAGTGAGACGGGCCCTACTTTGCACACGACTCGCAAAACGTAAAAAAAGCTAAAGCTGGTGCTCAGAGACCTGGCGGGCAAGTGGGCCTGTGTCCATGCCCAGGCCACTGGCCGGCCTGGCTGCTCCCAGGACCGGGTGTGGCTGGATCGAGCTTCCGGGGGCCCCGCCTCGGATGTGCCCATGAAGGTGCCCTGTTCAGTCTGGAGAACTACCACCTGCCTGCCAGCCTGTCCTCCGCCCCCAGCTTCCTGTCCAGGCTCGCGTGTCTGCCTCCCCCCGGGCTGGGGCCAGGGCCTTGGGGCTCCCTCCTGACAGCAGCTGGCAGTGTCCCTCTCTAGAGCCCAGCGTCCTCCCCGCAGAGACGGGCACCACCCCCGACCCACCGAAGGGCCGCTTGCCCAAGcccaggcagggcaggtggtAGGCCTTGGTGCAGGACTTGCGGTCGCACAGCACCAGCTGGCCGCCGTCGCCGCAGCGGAAGCATTCGTCCTCGGACGGCTTCTTCCCCTCGCCCTTCGTGCGGCGCCTCCGGGCCTTCTTCTTGGTCTTCTTGCCCTTCTCCTCCGAGGACAGGGGTGCTGACGTCTGGAACGGGGAAGCCAGCACAGTCACCGCGGGAGGCTGGGAGCCCAGGAGGGGCTGCAGGGGCCACGGAGGCCGAGGGCATGGCGGTCCATCCACCTGGGGACCATGTGGCAGACGGGCTGCTCCCCAGTGGCGCGTCCAGGCCCCGAAGGACCTCATTCAGGATGCGAGAACACAGCCGAGCTGGGCAAGGCAGGGCGGGCAGGCACGCTGCAGCTCCAGGCCCGACGCCTGCGGTGACCCACATCCTCGGGAGGGCACCGCtgtccccgcccccgcccttgCTGGCACCGCAGGGAGCAGGGCTGTTGCAGGCATCACGCAGCTGGGATGCAGGCCCGGGGAGGTGGGTCCGCAGACACGGGACACTGCAGACACAGGCGCGGGCACCAGGCCCGGGCACAGACCCACCCTGACTGCACTCGGCCTCGGCTCGTGGCCCCAGACCATGAGCCCCCGTGATGCCCCGAGGCAGCCTCACCGCGGCCCGCAGACCCCATTCCCGCCCTCACTCGCCTTCGGCCTGTCACCGAGGAAGCCGCTGCAGTTGGAGGCTCCGCAGCGACACACCGTCTTCTCGTTGCCCAGACAGTCGAGGTTGTAGTTGAAGGTCAGCTCTGTCCCTGCGAGGGGACACGGCACTGGGGGCGCAGCCTCCCGTCCTCCCCGCCGAGAGCCCCGTGGCCGCGCAGGCAGCCCCGGAGCCTCCCAGCCCCCTCTGTGAAGGGGACGCTCCCAGCAAGACACACCTGCCCCACCACCCCGCCCTCCTGACCCGCCGCAGCCTGGGACGGGTCGTCAGAGTGCTGCCCCGAGTGCAGCGTACCTGCGGGGATGTCACACACGGCGAACAGGCCCACGCGCGTGTCCCCATTCACTGTCCACTTGAGGGTCTCGCAGTTGGGCTGGCAGCTGTGGTTCATGAACCGGGAGTAGTTCCCCTTGGGGCCGGCGTCGATGATGCGGTCCTGCAAGGCACAACTCGGGCGTCACGGGGCCCCTGCGGTGCGGCCAGCGCTCCCCCAAGGCTCTGCCCGCGCGGATAGCAGTGTCGCACTGGAAACCGTGGTCTCCCGTGGCTGTTCGGATGGGAGACCCCCAAACCAGTCCTGTTTCTCTGGCTCACGGAGGGCAGGCCAGCACCACGAGGAGAGACCGAGCGCTGGTGAGCGAGCGGCAGGGGAGGGAGAGGTCGGGCGTCACCCCACCACCTAGAGGCATGCGCTGATGGGGGCGAGACGGACCCGCTGAAGACACCGACAAGCCTGCAGGTCCAGCCAGACCAGCAGCGGGGCAGACGAGTCAGGAGGACACGGGACTGCACTCGGGCGGAGGCCGGCCATCCCATCACTGCTCCAAGAATTGCCCTTCTCTTCTCCGCTGTCCTGGGGAAGGGCCCTCACTGCCCAACTTGTGGGGTCTCAGTTCCAAGGCCAGGGATGGATCCCAGGCCCACGGCAGCGCCAGCACCAGCCCCCAGGtgcagggccaccagggaagcccctcttgctTGCTTTCCAAGTCTTCACAATGTTTGGCatcttacagttttgttttgctttttaaaaaatgtataaaggtATAGATTTTTATTTACCCCACTCAAAAACTTGGTCAGCTTCATCCATGAAACGATCCGTGCCGCACGGATGCCAGAGAACTCTCCCCGCACGGCCTCTCCGTGAAACGATCCGTGCCACACGGATCCCAGAGACCTCTGTCTGCACAGCCTCtcccccaggcctcctgcctctcctgtcaCGCCTACTGAACATCCCTCTCCCGTCTCCCCACCTCTCCCGCCCGGTCTCGGCACGTCTGCTGCATCTGGGCAGTTTCTCGGGAGCTTCTTCAGCGGCAGAAACTTCCTCTGTCACCATCTAATTTTTCTTAACCCATCCAATGGGTTGACTTCAGTGAATTTATGGTAACTCCCAGTTTTGACCGTTTTATCAAATCTGCCTGATTTATTCCTTAGTACCTTGTTTTTCTGTCTCTAAATCTCACTTTATGGTTTTAACTGTTTTGTAACGTATCTAATACTTCTTTTCAGATCTGGGCTTCGTATCTCAGATTCTCACCACAGTGAAGCGTGTGTGAGGGTCTTCTCACAGAGACCTTGCTCTACTGCAAGGGAGGCACACTTAGGGAGGCAGGGCTTTTTCTCTGATTCTTGCAGGAAAAAGATGGAAGAGGAACCATTTCATGGGCTTTCTCTTTGTTTCGGCCAGGGCCCTCGGTGAATTATCATTTCAGGGACTGATTTGTGTGTTAAGTGATCAAACTGGCATTTCTTACAAGACACAAGTAGTTCAAGTTTAGACTCTGAAACACAGGAAGGCACAGGCCTAgggttttcatttcttataaAATAACCTCCTTCACGACCACACCCCGAAGGAAGTGGGGGATGGCAGGGGGTGCAGACATTGGCCATCTCCTGGGGTGGCCGTGTCCCCTAGAGCCCCTGGAGAGGGCTGGTCAGCAGGGCGCTGTGTCCTGacggccctgccctcctccaccccacctaTAACAGTCCAGCTCAGCACCGCTGAGAACGCTGGTCCCCGAAGAGGACACACGTGCCCAACTGCTGACGGACGTGGGCTTCAGACAAGGAACA
This window contains:
- the NELFA gene encoding negative elongation factor A isoform X1, whose amino-acid sequence is MFSSGLAVCVKTAALLAYSGRQPFSSWNVRSMRTAVSSPGFPRGSSQQMFVSLRRLCQVCLLMHFIFWLWWVLLLRSGFFWLRGEAAPLQCGGEECGPQVQSSLGVRALPGPGIKLVPLRCKMKGALTEIIQLASLDSDPWVLMVADILKSFPDSGALNLDLEEQNPNVQDILGELREKVNECEASAMLPLECQYLNKNALTTLAGPLTPPVKHFQLKRKPKSATLRAELLQKSTETAQQLKRSAGVPFHAKGRGLLRKMDTTTPLKGIPKQAPFRSPTAPSVFSPAGNRTPIPPSRTPLRKERGVKLLDISELDVVGAGREAKRRRRALDTEAVEKPAKEETVVENATPDYAAGLVSTQKLGSLNSETALPSTSYLPATPSVVPASSYVPSSETPPAPSSRDASLQASRPPEEPGAPSPALPAQFKQRAPLYNSGPSPAAPPPAAPPSPLTPTTPPAAAPAAQTPPVAMVAPQAQQPPAQQQPKKNLSLTREQMFAAQEMFKTANKVTRPEKALILGFMAGSRENPCQEQGDVIQIKLSEHTEDLPKSDGQGSTTMLVDTVFEMNYATGQWTRFKKYKPMANVS
- the NELFA gene encoding negative elongation factor A, with protein sequence MASMRESDTGLWLHNKLGATDELWAPPSIASLLTAAVIDNIRLCFHGLSSAVKLKLLLGTLHLPRRTVDEMKGALTEIIQLASLDSDPWVLMVADILKSFPDSGALNLDLEEQNPNVQDILGELREKVNECEASAMLPLECQYLNKNALTTLAGPLTPPVKHFQLKRKPKSATLRAELLQKSTETAQQLKRSAGVPFHAKGRGLLRKMDTTTPLKGIPKQAPFRSPTAPSVFSPAGNRTPIPPSRTPLRKERGVKLLDISELDVVGAGREAKRRRRALDTEAVEKPAKEETVVENATPDYAAGLVSTQKLGSLNSETALPSTSYLPATPSVVPASSYVPSSETPPAPSSRDASLQASRPPEEPGAPSPALPAQFKQRAPLYNSGPSPAAPPPAAPPSPLTPTTPPAAAPAAQTPPVAMVAPQAQQPPAQQQPKKNLSLTREQMFAAQEMFKTANKVTRPEKALILGFMAGSRENPCQEQGDVIQIKLSEHTEDLPKSDGQGSTTMLVDTVFEMNYATGQWTRFKKYKPMANVS